A stretch of Shumkonia mesophila DNA encodes these proteins:
- a CDS encoding IS3 family transposase, whose product PAARRAAALRLVGEHGLSQRRACRLIDVDPKTVRRRVIPDSPEVRQRLRDLAAERRRFGYRRLGILLAREGVHMNHKKLLRLYREEGLMVRRRRGRKRATGTRAPMAIPQGPNQRWSLDFVADALSWGRRFRVLAVVDDFTREALTLVADTSIGGRRVVRELDALLARRGRPAMIVSDNGSELTSRAVLDWTNHTGIDWHYISPGKPIQNAFVESFNGRFRDECLNEEVFANLTEARAVIERWRQDYNQVRPHSAHAGLTPEAMRIRSAGDRLRNPDQLRRSPATISSAEAV is encoded by the coding sequence CGCCTGCGGCGCGGCGGGCCGCCGCTCTCCGCCTGGTTGGGGAGCACGGTCTCTCGCAGCGCCGTGCCTGCAGGCTGATCGATGTTGATCCGAAGACGGTACGCCGGCGGGTAATACCGGATTCGCCGGAGGTGCGGCAGCGGTTGCGCGACTTGGCGGCCGAGCGTCGCCGTTTCGGCTATCGCCGGCTTGGCATTCTGTTGGCGCGGGAGGGCGTCCACATGAACCACAAGAAACTGCTGCGGCTATATCGTGAGGAGGGGCTGATGGTCCGCCGCCGCCGCGGCCGCAAGCGGGCCACGGGAACGCGGGCGCCGATGGCGATCCCGCAGGGGCCGAACCAGCGCTGGTCACTCGACTTCGTGGCCGATGCCTTGTCGTGGGGTCGGCGGTTCCGGGTTCTCGCCGTGGTCGACGACTTCACCCGGGAAGCGCTGACGCTGGTGGCCGACACCTCGATCGGCGGCCGGCGGGTCGTGCGCGAACTCGATGCTCTGCTGGCCCGGCGCGGCCGGCCGGCGATGATCGTCTCCGACAACGGCAGCGAACTGACCTCGCGGGCAGTACTCGACTGGACCAACCACACCGGCATCGACTGGCACTACATCAGCCCAGGAAAGCCGATCCAGAACGCCTTCGTGGAAAGCTTCAATGGGCGGTTCCGCGACGAATGCCTGAACGAGGAGGTCTTCGCCAACCTTACCGAAGCCCGCGCCGTCATCGAGCGCTGGCGCCAGGACTACAACCAGGTGCGGCCCCACTCAGCCCACGCTGGCCTCACACCCGAGGCCATGCGCATCCGATCCGCGGGCGATCGGCTGCGCAACCCCGACCAGCTCCGCCGATCGCCCGCTACCATCTCATCGGCGGAGGCAGTATGA